A single window of Streptomyces aquilus DNA harbors:
- the ptsP gene encoding phosphoenolpyruvate--protein phosphotransferase translates to MEATLRGVGVSHGVAIGEVRHMGTAVLEPPAKQIPAEDAEREQGRARKAVEAVAADLMARGNLAGGEAQAVLEAQAMMAQDPELMADVDRRIAVGSTAERAVYDAFAAYRELLAAAGEYLAGRVADLDDVRNRIVARLLGVPMPGVPDSDEPYVLVARDLAPADTALLDPTLVLGFVTEEGGPTSHSAILARALGVPAVVALPGAGELAEGTVIAVDGSTGDIFVEPSEEKKAELEAAAAERKAALSASTGPGATADGHKVPLLANVGGPADVPAAVEAGAEGVGLFRTEFLFLDDSKNAPSEEKQVEAYRQVLEAFPEGRVVVRVLDAGADKPLDFLTPGDEPNPALGVRGLRTLLDHPEVLRTQLTALAKAAEGLPVYLEVMAPMVADRTDAKAFADACRAAGLRAKFGAMVEIPSAALRARSILQEVEFLSLGTNDLAQYTFAADRQVGAVSRLQDPWQPALLDLVALSAEAAKAEGKSCGVCGEAASDPLLACVLTGLGVTSLSMGAASIPYVRATLAKYTLAQCERAAAAARAADSADEARSAAQAVLSGE, encoded by the coding sequence ATGGAAGCAACGCTGCGAGGCGTCGGCGTGAGCCACGGTGTGGCCATCGGCGAGGTTCGGCACATGGGAACGGCGGTTCTCGAACCGCCTGCCAAGCAGATTCCGGCGGAGGACGCGGAGCGCGAACAGGGGCGCGCCCGTAAGGCCGTGGAAGCTGTGGCCGCGGACCTGATGGCGCGCGGCAATCTGGCGGGTGGTGAGGCCCAGGCCGTGCTCGAGGCCCAGGCCATGATGGCCCAGGACCCGGAACTGATGGCGGACGTCGACCGGCGTATCGCCGTCGGCAGCACGGCCGAGCGTGCCGTGTACGACGCGTTCGCGGCGTACCGCGAGCTGCTGGCGGCTGCCGGTGAGTATCTCGCCGGTCGGGTCGCCGACCTTGATGACGTGCGGAATCGTATCGTCGCTCGTCTGCTCGGGGTTCCCATGCCGGGTGTCCCGGACAGTGACGAGCCCTATGTGCTGGTGGCGCGTGATCTGGCGCCCGCCGACACGGCTCTGCTGGACCCGACGCTGGTTCTCGGTTTTGTGACCGAGGAGGGCGGGCCGACCAGCCACAGCGCGATTCTGGCGCGGGCGCTCGGCGTCCCAGCTGTCGTCGCTCTGCCGGGCGCCGGTGAGCTGGCCGAGGGCACGGTGATCGCTGTCGACGGCAGCACCGGCGACATCTTCGTCGAGCCGAGCGAGGAGAAGAAGGCGGAGCTGGAGGCCGCCGCGGCCGAGCGCAAGGCGGCGCTGTCGGCGTCGACCGGGCCGGGTGCCACGGCCGACGGTCACAAGGTGCCGCTGCTGGCCAACGTCGGTGGTCCGGCGGACGTGCCGGCCGCGGTGGAGGCCGGTGCCGAGGGTGTGGGTCTGTTCCGTACGGAGTTCCTCTTCCTGGACGACAGCAAGAACGCCCCGTCGGAGGAGAAGCAGGTCGAGGCCTACCGACAGGTTCTCGAGGCCTTCCCCGAGGGTCGTGTCGTCGTCCGTGTGCTGGATGCCGGTGCGGACAAGCCGCTGGACTTCCTGACGCCTGGCGACGAGCCGAACCCGGCGCTGGGCGTGCGTGGTCTGCGCACGTTGCTCGACCACCCCGAGGTGCTGCGCACGCAGCTGACGGCCTTGGCGAAGGCCGCTGAGGGGCTGCCGGTCTACCTCGAGGTCATGGCCCCGATGGTGGCGGACCGTACGGATGCCAAGGCGTTCGCCGACGCGTGTCGTGCGGCGGGGTTGCGGGCGAAGTTCGGCGCGATGGTGGAGATCCCGTCGGCCGCGTTGCGGGCGCGCTCGATTCTGCAGGAGGTCGAGTTCCTGTCGCTGGGGACGAACGACCTCGCGCAGTACACCTTCGCCGCGGACCGTCAGGTGGGTGCGGTGTCTCGGCTGCAGGATCCTTGGCAGCCCGCGCTCCTGGACCTGGTCGCGCTGTCCGCGGAAGCGGCGAAGGCCGAGGGCAAGAGCTGTGGTGTGTGTGGTGAGGCAGCGTCCGACCCGCTGCTCGCCTGTGTGCTGACCGGTCTGGGGGTCACCTCGCTCTCCATGGGTGCGGCGTCGATTCCTTACGTACGGGCGACTCTGGCGAAGTACACGCTGGCGCAGTGCGAGCGTGCCGCTGCTGCCGCACGTGCTGCGGACAGTGCCGATGAGGCGCGCAGTGCCGCTCAGGCGGTGCTGTCCGGCGAGTAG
- a CDS encoding CDP-alcohol phosphatidyltransferase family protein, giving the protein MEVQETRVQTDRVLTIPNILSMARLVGVPLFLWLILRPEFGGPQSDGWALLVLAFSGVSDYLDGKLARRWNQISSLGRLLDPAADRLYILSTLVGLTWREILPIWLTAVLLARELVLLVMVGILRRHGYPPPQVNFLGKAATFNLMYAFPLLLLSDGTGWLPSLAAIFGWAFAGWGTTLYWWAGVLYVVQVRRLVRADAMAD; this is encoded by the coding sequence GTGGAGGTCCAGGAGACTCGCGTCCAGACGGATCGAGTCCTCACCATCCCCAACATCCTCAGCATGGCGCGGCTCGTTGGTGTGCCCCTCTTCCTGTGGTTGATCCTCAGGCCCGAGTTCGGAGGCCCCCAGAGTGATGGTTGGGCGCTTCTGGTGTTGGCCTTCAGTGGCGTCAGTGACTACCTGGACGGCAAGCTCGCCCGGCGCTGGAACCAGATCAGCAGCCTCGGCCGGCTTCTGGATCCTGCCGCGGACCGGCTCTACATTCTCTCGACTTTGGTCGGGCTGACATGGCGCGAGATTCTGCCGATTTGGTTGACCGCTGTACTGCTCGCGCGTGAGCTGGTTCTGCTGGTGATGGTGGGCATCCTCAGGCGCCATGGCTATCCGCCGCCTCAGGTGAACTTCCTCGGCAAGGCCGCCACGTTCAACCTGATGTATGCCTTCCCCTTGCTGCTGCTCAGTGACGGAACTGGCTGGCTGCCGTCACTCGCTGCTATTTTCGGATGGGCGTTCGCAGGATGGGGTACAACCCTGTACTGGTGGGCAGGAGTCCTCTACGTGGTACAAGTCCGCCGCTTGGTTCGTGCGGACGCCATGGCCGATTGA
- a CDS encoding Zn-ribbon domain-containing OB-fold protein — MVEGWFGGEGDAFRLLGTRCSACAAVFFPREDVHCRNPRCAGGELVEVPLSRRGRVWSYTDGRYRPPSPYVTDPELPWEPYALIAVELAAERLVVLGQGVPGLGVADLAVGMEVEVVPGVLHEDAETVWTTWQWRPTTGVRS; from the coding sequence GTGGTCGAGGGATGGTTCGGCGGCGAGGGGGACGCGTTCCGTCTGCTGGGCACCCGCTGCTCCGCCTGCGCCGCGGTCTTCTTCCCTCGCGAGGACGTCCATTGCCGCAATCCGCGGTGCGCGGGCGGCGAACTGGTCGAGGTGCCGCTGTCGCGGCGGGGGCGCGTGTGGTCCTACACGGACGGCCGCTACCGGCCTCCGTCACCCTATGTGACCGATCCGGAACTTCCGTGGGAGCCGTACGCGTTGATCGCTGTGGAGCTGGCAGCAGAGCGGCTCGTGGTTCTCGGGCAGGGGGTGCCGGGGCTGGGCGTCGCCGATCTGGCGGTGGGCATGGAGGTGGAGGTCGTGCCCGGCGTGCTCCATGAGGACGCGGAGACGGTGTGGACGACCTGGCAGTGGCGGCCGACGACGGGGGTGAGGTCATGA
- a CDS encoding glycoside hydrolase family 31 protein has translation MNGRDLVRSMKAVGSAGAAQRLRTVRAAWRTRRADAAGLPARGAERARVPGPVQDVESGPGGGVIRFSRSELRITVAVNGAVFWGWDGAGPEPSYALAGRSPEPDPRAVLEPDKDGGWRVVAERATVVVSRHGAVEVQTPGGVTLRRDLPPRWWEPVDGGAGRWMQRSEVSADARFFGLGGRASGPRLRDGTYRLWNTDPGRAFGPGDDPLYLTMPVQLVVADAATHLVFHDTTWDGTVTLREGEEGAGSGHDRPGSSELRMSGGPLRCWVTVGTPARVLLAWASLTGAPALPPAWALGYQHARWGFGSEQEVRRIVTGYQERDLPLDAVHLDIDHYDEHQVFTVDHDRFPKLPRLSADLRRDGVRLVSIVDPAVRAEPGNAVFDAGTAVDAFVRDGAGQLVRGEVWSGESVFPDFTHARVRKWWGGLYEERLGQGFAGFWHDMNEPTSFAAFGESTLPRSARHALEGRGGDHREAHNVYALCMARAAYEGLRELAPQERPFVFSRSGWAGLQRYGGAWSGDVATGWPGLRASLSLVMGLGLCGVPYSGPDVGGFDGSPSPELYLRWFQLGAYLPLFRTHASLRAGRREPWEFGPAVLEHARVALAERRRLLPYFMTLAHLARRTGTPYVRPLWWGIPEDRALRDCEDAFLLGDCLLVAPVLDPGADRRAVQLPRGRWYDTATGRAYDGPGQILVDAPLSRIPVLARAGAVLPVRGEDGGLELEVWAPARGRIGGGLVVPDAGDGWDEPEIERYVARWQGRRVVVEREGEDGVSAPPHPVRVRGVEER, from the coding sequence ATGAACGGTCGTGACCTGGTGCGTTCGATGAAGGCGGTCGGTTCGGCGGGGGCGGCCCAGAGGTTGCGTACCGTACGGGCGGCTTGGCGTACGCGGCGTGCCGATGCCGCCGGGCTGCCGGCGCGGGGGGCCGAGCGTGCGCGCGTGCCCGGTCCGGTGCAGGACGTGGAATCCGGGCCCGGAGGGGGTGTGATCCGGTTCAGCCGTTCCGAGCTGCGGATCACGGTGGCGGTGAACGGGGCGGTGTTCTGGGGCTGGGACGGGGCGGGTCCCGAGCCGTCGTACGCCTTGGCGGGCCGGTCTCCGGAGCCGGACCCGCGGGCGGTCCTGGAGCCGGACAAGGACGGCGGGTGGCGGGTGGTGGCCGAGCGGGCCACGGTCGTCGTCTCACGGCACGGTGCGGTCGAGGTGCAGACGCCCGGCGGGGTGACCCTGCGCCGCGATCTGCCCCCGCGCTGGTGGGAGCCGGTCGACGGGGGTGCGGGGCGCTGGATGCAGCGGTCGGAGGTCTCGGCGGACGCCCGCTTCTTCGGACTGGGCGGGCGGGCCTCGGGGCCGCGGCTGCGGGACGGCACGTACCGGCTGTGGAACACCGACCCCGGCCGTGCCTTCGGTCCGGGTGACGATCCGCTGTACCTGACCATGCCGGTGCAGCTGGTGGTGGCCGACGCGGCCACGCATCTGGTGTTCCACGACACCACGTGGGACGGCACGGTGACCTTGCGGGAGGGCGAGGAGGGTGCCGGTTCCGGGCACGACCGTCCCGGGTCGAGCGAACTGCGGATGTCCGGCGGTCCGTTGCGCTGCTGGGTGACGGTCGGTACTCCCGCGCGCGTGCTGCTCGCCTGGGCCTCGCTGACGGGTGCGCCGGCGCTGCCGCCGGCCTGGGCGCTGGGCTACCAGCACGCGCGGTGGGGGTTCGGGAGCGAGCAGGAGGTGCGGCGGATCGTCACGGGCTATCAGGAGCGCGATCTGCCGTTGGACGCCGTCCATCTGGACATCGACCACTATGACGAGCACCAGGTGTTCACGGTCGACCATGACCGCTTCCCGAAGCTGCCCCGGCTCTCCGCTGATCTGCGGCGGGACGGCGTCCGGTTGGTGTCGATCGTGGACCCTGCGGTCAGGGCTGAGCCCGGCAATGCCGTGTTCGACGCCGGGACGGCCGTGGACGCGTTCGTCCGGGACGGGGCGGGGCAGCTGGTGCGGGGCGAGGTGTGGTCCGGGGAGTCGGTCTTTCCCGACTTCACGCACGCGCGCGTGCGCAAGTGGTGGGGCGGGCTGTACGAGGAGCGGCTCGGTCAGGGGTTCGCCGGCTTCTGGCACGACATGAACGAGCCCACGTCGTTCGCGGCCTTCGGGGAGTCGACGTTGCCGCGTTCGGCTCGGCATGCCCTGGAAGGGCGGGGCGGCGACCATCGTGAGGCGCACAACGTCTATGCGCTGTGCATGGCTCGGGCCGCCTATGAGGGTCTGCGGGAGCTGGCCCCGCAGGAGCGGCCGTTCGTGTTCTCGCGGTCCGGGTGGGCCGGCCTGCAGCGCTACGGAGGCGCCTGGTCCGGTGACGTGGCCACGGGCTGGCCCGGGCTGCGGGCGTCGCTGTCGCTGGTGATGGGGCTGGGGCTGTGCGGAGTGCCGTACTCGGGGCCGGACGTGGGCGGCTTCGACGGGAGTCCGTCGCCCGAGCTGTATCTGCGGTGGTTCCAACTGGGCGCGTATCTGCCGCTGTTCCGCACTCATGCGAGTCTGCGGGCCGGGCGTCGGGAGCCGTGGGAGTTCGGGCCCGCGGTGTTGGAGCACGCGCGCGTGGCGCTCGCGGAGCGTCGGCGGCTGTTGCCGTACTTCATGACGCTGGCGCATCTGGCGCGGCGCACCGGGACGCCCTATGTGCGGCCGTTGTGGTGGGGCATACCGGAGGACCGGGCGCTGCGCGACTGTGAGGACGCCTTCTTGCTGGGTGACTGTCTGCTGGTGGCGCCGGTGCTCGACCCGGGCGCGGACCGGCGTGCCGTGCAGTTGCCGCGGGGGCGTTGGTACGACACGGCGACGGGGCGGGCGTACGACGGGCCGGGGCAGATCCTGGTGGACGCCCCTTTGTCGCGGATTCCGGTGCTCGCGCGCGCGGGTGCCGTCCTTCCCGTGCGTGGGGAGGACGGCGGGCTGGAGCTGGAGGTGTGGGCGCCGGCGCGGGGACGGATCGGTGGCGGGCTGGTCGTGCCGGATGCGGGTGACGGGTGGGATGAGCCGGAGATCGAGCGGTACGTCGCCCGCTGGCAGGGCCGGCGGGTGGTCGTCGAACGGGAGGGTGAGGACGGCGTGAGCGCGCCGCCTCACCCGGTGCGGGTACGAGGCGTCGAGGAGCGCTGA
- a CDS encoding lipid-transfer protein produces MTGEVAVLGAGMHPWGKWGRSFVEYGATAARAALADAGLEWREVGSIVGADTVRGGYPGYVAGATFAKALGWQGTRVTSVYAACASGAQAVNTARAQILSGLADVVLVVGADAAPKGFFRPAGGDRPDDPDWLRFRVLGATNPTYFGLYARRRIAVHGDTLEDFAQVKVKNSAMGALNPYARYRKRVTGEEVAASAVVADPLRLLDICATSDGGAALVLSSMEFARRHGVAEPVRIRAVSTVTPRYPNTVLDLPDIATDSAVAVEPAARTFRESIAGAAYEEAGIGPEDLSLAEVYDLSTALELQWYEDLGLCGAGEGAKLLREGATSLDGRIPVNPSGGLASFGEAVPAQAIAQVCELTWQLRGAAGDRQVAGARVGITANQGLFGHGSAVIAVR; encoded by the coding sequence ATGACCGGCGAGGTGGCGGTGCTCGGCGCGGGGATGCATCCCTGGGGCAAGTGGGGGCGCAGTTTCGTCGAGTACGGCGCTACGGCGGCCCGCGCGGCGCTCGCCGACGCCGGGCTGGAGTGGCGGGAGGTCGGCTCGATCGTCGGCGCGGACACGGTGCGTGGTGGTTATCCGGGGTACGTGGCCGGGGCGACGTTCGCCAAGGCGCTGGGCTGGCAGGGGACTCGGGTCACGAGCGTGTACGCGGCGTGCGCTTCAGGGGCGCAGGCGGTCAACACCGCGCGGGCGCAGATCCTTTCGGGGCTGGCGGACGTGGTGCTCGTGGTGGGGGCCGACGCGGCGCCCAAGGGGTTCTTCCGGCCCGCCGGCGGGGATCGGCCCGACGACCCCGACTGGCTGCGTTTCCGGGTGCTCGGGGCGACCAATCCGACGTACTTCGGGCTGTACGCACGGCGGCGGATCGCCGTCCACGGGGACACGTTGGAGGACTTCGCGCAGGTCAAGGTGAAGAACTCGGCCATGGGCGCGCTGAATCCGTACGCGCGCTACCGCAAGCGGGTCACCGGTGAGGAGGTCGCCGCCTCGGCGGTGGTCGCCGATCCGCTGCGGCTGCTCGACATCTGCGCGACCTCGGACGGTGGTGCCGCGTTGGTGCTGTCCAGCATGGAGTTCGCGCGTCGCCATGGCGTGGCGGAGCCGGTGCGCATCCGCGCGGTGTCGACGGTGACGCCGCGGTACCCCAACACCGTGCTGGATCTGCCCGACATCGCGACGGACTCCGCGGTGGCGGTGGAGCCGGCCGCGCGGACGTTCCGGGAGTCGATCGCGGGGGCCGCCTACGAGGAGGCGGGTATCGGCCCTGAGGATCTCTCCCTGGCCGAGGTCTACGACCTGTCCACCGCCCTGGAGTTGCAGTGGTACGAGGATCTCGGGCTGTGCGGTGCGGGTGAGGGGGCCAAACTGTTGCGGGAGGGTGCCACGAGCCTCGACGGGCGGATACCCGTGAACCCGAGCGGAGGGCTGGCGTCCTTCGGGGAGGCCGTGCCGGCGCAGGCGATCGCCCAAGTGTGCGAGCTCACCTGGCAGTTGCGGGGCGCCGCGGGCGACCGGCAGGTGGCCGGGGCCCGGGTGGGGATCACGGCGAACCAGGGTCTGTTCGGGCACGGGTCGGCGGTGATCGCGGTGCGGTGA
- a CDS encoding acetoacetate--CoA ligase: MSTVNPQPLWQPDPERIARAQVTRFQAWAAEHHGAPSDGAYPALHRWSVDELDTFWKAVTEWFDVRFSTPYARVLGDRSMPGAQWFPGATLNYAEHALRAATTRADEPALLYVDETHEPRPVTWSELRRQVGSLATELRALGVRPGDRVSGYLPNIPQAVVALLATAAVGGVWTSCAPDFGARSVLDRFQQVEPVVLFTVDGYRYGGKEHDRRDTVAELRRELPTLRAVVHIPLLGTEAPEGALDWSALTSADVEPAFEQVPFDHPLWVLYSSGTTGLPKAIVQSQGGILVEHLKQLGLHCDLGPEDRFFWYTSTGWMMWNFLVSGLLTGTTIVLYDGSPGYPDTGAQWRIAERTGATLYGTSAAYVMACRKAGVHPGRDFDLSKVQCVATTGSPLPPDGFRWLHDEVRDDLWIASVSGGTDVCSCFAGAVPTLPVHIGELQAAGLGTDLQSWDPSGKPLVDEVGELVVTNPMPSMPIHFWNDPDGSRYHDSYFDTYPGVWRHGDWITITSRGSVVIHGRSDSTLNRQGVRMGSADIYEAVERLPEIKESLVIGIEQPDGGYWMPLFVHLTPGTTLDEDLLARIKQTIREQLSPRHIPDEIIEVPGIPHTLTGKRIEVPVKRLLQGTPLDKAVNPGSIDNLDLLHFYEDLARKRA, from the coding sequence ATGTCGACCGTGAACCCCCAGCCGCTCTGGCAGCCCGATCCGGAACGTATCGCACGGGCACAGGTCACCAGGTTCCAGGCCTGGGCCGCGGAACACCACGGCGCCCCCTCCGACGGCGCCTACCCCGCACTGCACCGCTGGTCGGTCGACGAGCTCGACACCTTCTGGAAAGCCGTCACGGAATGGTTCGACGTACGGTTCTCCACCCCCTACGCGCGCGTACTGGGCGACCGCTCGATGCCCGGAGCCCAGTGGTTCCCCGGCGCGACCCTGAACTACGCCGAACACGCCCTGCGCGCGGCCACCACCCGCGCGGACGAACCGGCCCTGCTGTACGTCGACGAGACCCACGAGCCACGCCCGGTCACCTGGTCCGAACTGCGCCGCCAGGTCGGCTCCCTCGCGACCGAACTCCGCGCGCTCGGCGTACGCCCCGGAGACCGCGTCAGCGGCTACCTCCCCAACATCCCGCAGGCTGTCGTCGCCCTCCTCGCCACGGCCGCGGTCGGCGGCGTCTGGACCTCCTGCGCCCCCGACTTCGGCGCCCGCAGCGTCCTCGACCGCTTCCAGCAGGTCGAACCCGTCGTCCTGTTCACCGTCGACGGCTACCGCTACGGCGGCAAGGAACACGACCGCCGCGACACAGTCGCCGAACTCCGCCGCGAACTGCCCACCCTGCGAGCCGTCGTCCACATCCCGCTCCTCGGCACCGAGGCCCCGGAAGGCGCCCTGGACTGGTCCGCCCTGACGAGCGCCGACGTGGAACCCGCCTTCGAACAGGTGCCTTTCGACCACCCCCTGTGGGTGCTCTACTCCTCCGGCACGACCGGCCTTCCCAAGGCCATCGTCCAGTCCCAGGGCGGCATCCTGGTCGAACACCTCAAACAACTCGGCCTGCACTGCGACCTCGGCCCCGAGGACCGATTCTTCTGGTACACCTCGACCGGCTGGATGATGTGGAACTTCCTCGTCTCCGGCCTGCTCACCGGCACGACGATCGTCCTCTACGACGGCAGCCCCGGCTACCCCGACACCGGCGCCCAGTGGCGGATCGCCGAACGCACCGGGGCCACGCTCTACGGCACCTCGGCCGCGTACGTCATGGCCTGCCGCAAAGCAGGCGTACACCCCGGCCGCGACTTCGACCTCTCCAAGGTCCAGTGCGTGGCCACCACCGGCTCACCCCTGCCCCCCGACGGATTCCGCTGGCTGCACGACGAGGTCCGCGACGACCTCTGGATCGCCTCTGTCAGCGGCGGCACCGACGTCTGTTCCTGCTTCGCCGGCGCCGTCCCGACCCTCCCCGTCCACATCGGCGAACTCCAGGCAGCCGGCCTCGGCACCGACCTCCAGTCCTGGGACCCCAGCGGAAAACCCCTCGTCGACGAGGTCGGCGAACTTGTCGTCACCAACCCCATGCCGTCGATGCCGATCCACTTCTGGAACGACCCCGACGGCAGCCGCTACCACGACAGCTACTTCGACACCTACCCCGGCGTGTGGCGCCACGGCGACTGGATCACCATCACCTCCCGAGGCTCCGTCGTCATCCACGGCCGCTCCGACTCGACGCTCAACCGCCAGGGCGTACGCATGGGCTCGGCCGACATCTACGAAGCCGTCGAACGCCTCCCCGAGATCAAGGAATCCCTCGTCATCGGCATCGAACAGCCCGACGGCGGCTACTGGATGCCCCTCTTCGTGCACCTGACCCCCGGGACCACGCTCGACGAAGACCTCCTCGCCCGCATCAAGCAGACGATCCGCGAACAGCTCTCACCGCGCCACATCCCCGACGAGATCATCGAAGTGCCCGGCATCCCGCACACCCTCACCGGCAAGCGCATCGAGGTCCCCGTCAAGCGGCTGCTCCAGGGCACCCCCTTGGACAAGGCAGTCAACCCGGGCTCCATCGACAACCTCGACCTGCTCCACTTCTACGAGGACCTGGCCCGCAAGCGCGCCTGA
- a CDS encoding NUDIX domain-containing protein, with product MSETQHPTPNSARDSHCSSCGAPFGEGVTGWPRTCPACATVAYRNPLPVAVALQPVYDTKGTSLVVITRTVAPARGGIALPGGYIDDREDWRQAVVRELKEETGIDAASRDVRLVDAMSSPDGHLLLFGSLPERPAEGLPASAATDETEGWHLLRRPEELAFPLHTRAVRAWFEGRYI from the coding sequence GTGTCCGAAACTCAGCACCCCACCCCCAACTCCGCGCGCGACTCCCACTGTTCGAGCTGCGGAGCGCCCTTCGGAGAGGGCGTCACCGGTTGGCCCCGCACCTGCCCCGCCTGCGCCACCGTGGCCTACCGCAACCCGCTCCCGGTCGCGGTGGCCCTCCAGCCCGTGTACGACACCAAGGGCACCAGCCTCGTCGTCATCACCCGCACCGTCGCCCCCGCGCGCGGGGGCATCGCACTGCCCGGCGGCTACATCGACGACCGTGAGGACTGGCGCCAGGCCGTCGTCCGCGAGCTCAAGGAGGAGACCGGCATCGACGCGGCGAGCCGCGACGTACGCCTCGTCGACGCCATGAGCTCACCCGACGGGCACCTCCTGCTGTTCGGGTCCCTGCCCGAGCGCCCGGCGGAGGGCCTGCCCGCGTCCGCCGCGACGGACGAGACGGAAGGCTGGCACCTCCTGCGCAGGCCCGAGGAACTCGCCTTCCCCCTGCACACGCGCGCGGTTCGGGCCTGGTTCGAGGGCCGGTACATCTGA
- a CDS encoding M15 family metallopeptidase, whose translation MTRLSRALRGLGTALAALLTVTAVSTTARATPEPKAPGDFVALRTVDPTIIQEMRYFTPHNFVGERIDGYRQPLCILTRPAAEALHKAQGKLLKQGYSLKVYDCYRPQRAVDHFVRWAEDLDDQAMKSEFYPNVDKTRLFADGYIAEKSGHSRGSTMDLTIVRLPAKPTRPYHPGEPLVPCYAPQDQRFPDDSVDMGTGFDCFDTLAHTLDPRVQGTQRANRLLLKSTLEGLGFVNLAEEWWHYTFKPEPYPDTYFDFPVSWKSLSSKH comes from the coding sequence ATGACACGACTCTCGCGCGCACTGCGCGGCCTGGGCACCGCACTCGCCGCCCTGCTGACCGTGACCGCCGTCTCCACCACCGCCCGGGCGACCCCGGAACCCAAGGCACCCGGGGACTTCGTGGCGCTCAGAACCGTGGACCCGACGATCATCCAGGAGATGCGCTACTTCACCCCCCACAACTTCGTCGGCGAGCGCATCGACGGCTATCGGCAACCCCTGTGCATCCTCACCCGCCCCGCCGCCGAAGCACTCCACAAGGCACAAGGAAAGCTGCTGAAGCAGGGCTACAGCCTCAAGGTCTACGACTGCTACCGCCCGCAACGCGCGGTCGACCACTTCGTCCGCTGGGCCGAGGACCTCGACGACCAGGCCATGAAGAGCGAGTTCTACCCGAACGTCGACAAGACGCGCCTCTTCGCGGACGGGTACATCGCGGAGAAGTCCGGTCACAGCCGCGGCTCGACCATGGACCTCACGATCGTGCGGCTGCCCGCGAAGCCGACCCGGCCCTACCACCCCGGTGAGCCCCTCGTACCCTGCTACGCGCCCCAGGACCAGCGCTTCCCCGACGACTCCGTCGACATGGGCACCGGATTCGACTGCTTCGACACCCTCGCCCACACCCTCGACCCGCGCGTCCAGGGCACACAGCGCGCCAACCGGCTCCTGCTCAAGTCCACCCTGGAGGGCCTCGGCTTCGTGAACCTGGCCGAGGAATGGTGGCACTACACCTTCAAGCCCGAGCCGTACCCGGACACCTACTTCGACTTCCCGGTGTCCTGGAAGTCCCTTTCAAGCAAACACTGA
- a CDS encoding PTS sugar transporter subunit IIA has translation MTTVTSPLAGRAIGLASVPDPVFSGAMVGPGTAIDPVREPSEAVAPVDGVIVSLHPHAFVVVDDQGHGVLTHLGIDTVQLNGEGFELLVNKGDTVTRGQSVVRWNPAAVEAAGKSPVCPVVALEATAEALSDLRDSGDVKAGDSLFAWA, from the coding sequence ATGACCACCGTGACGTCCCCTCTTGCAGGACGCGCCATCGGACTGGCTTCCGTGCCCGATCCGGTCTTCTCCGGGGCCATGGTCGGCCCGGGTACGGCGATCGACCCCGTGCGTGAGCCTTCCGAGGCTGTCGCGCCCGTCGACGGAGTCATCGTCTCGCTCCACCCGCACGCCTTCGTCGTCGTCGACGACCAGGGCCACGGCGTGCTCACCCACCTCGGGATCGACACCGTGCAGCTCAACGGCGAGGGATTCGAGCTGCTCGTGAACAAGGGCGACACCGTGACGCGCGGCCAGAGCGTCGTGCGCTGGAACCCGGCCGCCGTGGAGGCGGCCGGCAAGTCGCCGGTCTGCCCGGTCGTGGCGCTCGAGGCCACGGCCGAGGCCCTCTCCGATCTGCGTGACAGCGGCGATGTGAAGGCCGGCGACAGCCTCTTCGCCTGGGCATGA